The following are from one region of the Aequoribacter fuscus genome:
- a CDS encoding bacteriorhodopsin has protein sequence MFNKSVNVWHKAGVVGLLALGSSSVFASTMLQSGDFVGYSFWLISMALAASTIFFLMEALRMGGKWATSLTVSALVTFIAAFHYMYMREVWVSTGASPTDFRYIDWLLTVPLLMIEFYLILAAITKVSGGIFWRLLIGTLVMLVPGYMGEAGYLNVTVGFVIGMLGWFYILYEIFAGEASKVAAAEATAAVQKSYGLMKWTVTIGWAIYPIGYFLGYLAGGTDQGTLNIVYNLADVLNKIAFGLFIWYAANEDTSAKA, from the coding sequence ATGTTCAATAAAAGTGTAAACGTGTGGCACAAAGCAGGGGTAGTAGGCCTGTTAGCGCTCGGTTCTAGCTCTGTATTTGCAAGTACAATGCTGCAATCGGGTGACTTCGTAGGTTACTCGTTTTGGTTAATTTCTATGGCTCTGGCCGCGTCAACGATCTTCTTCTTGATGGAAGCTCTGCGAATGGGCGGCAAATGGGCAACAAGTTTGACAGTGTCGGCCTTGGTAACATTCATTGCTGCCTTCCACTACATGTACATGCGTGAAGTGTGGGTCAGTACGGGTGCGTCGCCAACCGACTTCCGATACATTGATTGGTTGCTGACAGTACCGCTGCTGATGATCGAGTTCTACTTGATTCTGGCCGCGATTACCAAAGTGTCAGGTGGTATTTTCTGGCGCTTGCTGATTGGTACGCTGGTCATGCTGGTACCCGGTTACATGGGCGAAGCGGGCTACCTAAATGTGACCGTTGGATTCGTCATCGGTATGTTAGGATGGTTCTATATTCTGTACGAAATTTTTGCGGGCGAAGCCAGCAAGGTTGCGGCAGCAGAAGCCACTGCGGCAGTTCAGAAGTCTTACGGTCTGATGAAATGGACAGTAACGATTGGCTGGGCAATTTACCCTATTGGCTACTTCTTGGGTTACTTGGCGGGTGGTACCGATCAGGGAACCCTGAATATCGTTTACAACCTAGCAGACGTGTTGAACAAGATCGCGTTTGGCTTGTTCATTTGGTACGCAGCAAACGAAGACACTTCAGCGAAAGCTTAA
- the fni gene encoding type 2 isopentenyl-diphosphate Delta-isomerase — protein MSQSTINDRKSEHLTLAGLPTMQMSVTNGLDSVQFEPCALPELNFSEIDTRCHLFGKELQQPLIIASMSGGTRASRQLNQTLAAAAEQAGVALGLGSMRIAIEQPEQCSTFQVRSIAPSIPILANIGGAQLVQPEGLSHALKCIDIAEADGIFVHLNPLQEALQSQGDTQWRGVLDAIATLVTLAPVPVIVKEVGHGLGPSTARKLVNVGVQYLDIAGAGGTSWAAIETERSRTDNKAQTGEVFHNFGINLRDSLRSIQQEETLSESLTLIASGGIRSGLDIAKSIRLGASFASAASPILAAANHGTESLTEFLEQWRQQLRISCFVTGCASLRDLRYAPLITPQHL, from the coding sequence ATGAGTCAGTCCACCATCAACGATCGCAAAAGTGAACATTTAACCTTGGCAGGCTTACCCACCATGCAAATGTCGGTCACTAACGGACTGGACTCGGTTCAATTTGAACCTTGTGCCTTGCCCGAGCTGAATTTCAGCGAAATTGATACGCGATGCCACTTATTTGGGAAAGAGCTACAGCAACCACTCATCATAGCGTCCATGAGTGGCGGCACGCGCGCGTCGCGCCAACTCAACCAAACCTTAGCAGCGGCTGCCGAGCAGGCGGGCGTGGCCTTGGGGTTGGGGTCGATGCGAATTGCCATCGAACAACCAGAACAGTGCTCTACATTTCAAGTCCGGTCGATCGCGCCCAGCATACCCATTCTGGCCAATATCGGCGGTGCTCAGCTCGTCCAGCCGGAAGGGTTAAGCCATGCCTTAAAGTGCATCGACATCGCCGAGGCTGACGGAATCTTTGTGCACTTAAACCCGCTGCAAGAAGCTCTGCAGTCACAGGGCGATACGCAATGGCGCGGTGTATTGGACGCTATTGCGACACTGGTCACGCTTGCGCCGGTACCCGTGATTGTGAAAGAAGTTGGCCACGGCCTAGGTCCGAGCACTGCCAGAAAACTGGTGAACGTTGGCGTCCAATACCTAGATATTGCTGGCGCAGGCGGCACCAGCTGGGCAGCGATCGAGACCGAGCGCTCGCGCACAGATAACAAGGCCCAAACAGGCGAAGTCTTTCATAATTTTGGTATCAATCTGCGTGATTCACTCAGATCGATACAGCAGGAAGAGACGCTAAGCGAGTCGCTCACCTTAATCGCATCCGGGGGCATACGATCCGGTCTAGATATCGCTAAGAGTATTCGTTTGGGCGCTTCGTTTGCTTCCGCAGCATCGCCCATATTAGCGGCAGCAAATCATGGCACAGAGTCTCTTACAGAATTCCTTGAGCAATGGCGGCAACAGCTCAGAATTAGCTGTTTCGTGACAGGTTGCGCCTCTCTGCGAGACTTGCGCTATGCGCCCTTAATTACGCCACAGCATTTATGA
- a CDS encoding PaaI family thioesterase, which translates to MTDKTQLIEGLNGHAPGFIRMLGGRIVDVDLEQATCVFEFNISRDFCHSIDIVQGGFITAMLDAAMSHAIFAVDQSITAVSSLEIKTSYLAPTRAGCLRVEGRVIKASYKTAFFEGSITNSEGELTATSSSVAKLGRAK; encoded by the coding sequence GTGACGGATAAGACGCAGTTAATTGAAGGCTTGAACGGGCATGCGCCAGGCTTCATTCGTATGCTGGGCGGGCGTATTGTTGATGTCGATTTAGAGCAGGCGACCTGCGTGTTCGAATTTAATATCAGCAGGGACTTTTGCCACAGTATTGATATCGTGCAAGGTGGATTTATCACCGCGATGCTGGATGCGGCGATGTCGCACGCTATTTTTGCTGTTGATCAAAGCATAACGGCGGTATCCTCGCTCGAGATTAAGACGTCTTACCTGGCACCGACTCGCGCCGGGTGTTTGCGAGTGGAGGGTCGTGTAATTAAAGCGAGCTACAAAACGGCCTTTTTCGAGGGATCTATTACCAACAGTGAGGGCGAATTGACGGCGACGTCGAGCTCTGTAGCGAAACTTGGCAGGGCAAAATAA
- a CDS encoding polyprenyl synthetase family protein, translated as MDQTILAVASGAAAPTPPHAAGRSGVEEGLERAFKTTVQQAPSSLREPCREHFKKRGKHLRGKLAYSAARQYGSSSQAASSWAAAVELLHNASLVHDDLCDKDSKRRGQQTTFRQYGEAVAVCLGDYLIAKAYEFAARAGAESLHLLSSSISALVGGQAAEFASAGYPAWSEYEQIAVSKTAPLLGMGVVGAALINQQSAPEAELEHYFYHAALCFQMINDIRNFSGSDGAEAPCSDLANCRPNAVIASFTETLPKHLKARFSLWADKIRTGEIIADTVETREWWQRLCASDAFSDTAQRLHFHFNMASASLVRLPPNLQSVINPLNQWLALELTKTRHCMSKHRDN; from the coding sequence ATGGATCAGACCATCTTAGCGGTAGCAAGCGGCGCAGCAGCACCGACGCCTCCCCACGCGGCAGGCAGGTCGGGCGTTGAAGAAGGGCTCGAACGGGCGTTCAAAACGACTGTACAACAAGCGCCCTCTTCGTTGCGCGAGCCCTGTCGTGAGCATTTTAAAAAGCGAGGCAAGCATTTACGCGGCAAACTGGCGTACTCGGCAGCGCGGCAGTATGGATCCTCGTCACAGGCGGCGTCTTCCTGGGCCGCGGCGGTGGAACTTTTGCACAATGCGTCCTTAGTGCACGACGATCTATGCGACAAAGACAGTAAGCGACGAGGCCAGCAAACAACCTTTAGGCAGTACGGAGAGGCCGTTGCCGTCTGTCTGGGAGACTATTTAATCGCCAAAGCCTATGAGTTTGCCGCGCGAGCGGGTGCCGAAAGCCTCCACCTTTTGTCGTCGAGCATCTCTGCTTTGGTGGGTGGCCAAGCCGCCGAATTTGCCAGTGCCGGCTACCCTGCGTGGTCTGAATACGAGCAAATTGCTGTCAGCAAAACCGCCCCTCTACTCGGCATGGGGGTCGTTGGCGCAGCTCTGATCAATCAGCAAAGCGCGCCCGAGGCAGAACTAGAGCATTATTTTTATCACGCAGCGCTGTGCTTCCAGATGATTAACGACATTCGAAATTTCAGCGGTTCAGATGGCGCTGAAGCACCCTGTTCCGATTTGGCGAACTGCCGCCCTAACGCCGTGATCGCCAGTTTCACAGAGACATTACCCAAACACCTTAAGGCACGCTTCTCGCTCTGGGCTGACAAAATAAGGACGGGAGAAATTATAGCCGATACGGTAGAAACCAGAGAGTGGTGGCAGCGCCTGTGTGCGTCCGATGCGTTTTCAGATACTGCACAACGTTTGCACTTCCACTTCAACATGGCCAGCGCTTCGCTCGTGCGATTACCCCCTAATCTACAGTCTGTTATCAACCCGCTTAATCAATGGCTTGCATTAGAACTCACCAAAACTCGGCATTGCATGAGCAAACACCGTGACAACTGA
- the fusA gene encoding elongation factor G — protein MAADLSLYRNIGIFAHVDAGKTTTTERILKLTGKIHRTGEVHDGAATTDFMEQEQERGITIQSAATTCFWNDHRLNIIDTPGHVDFTVEVYRSLKVLDGGVGVFCGSGGVEPQSETNWRYANESEVARLIFVNKLDRLGADFYRVVDQVRDVLAANPLVMTLPIGREDDFVGVVDVLTKKAYIWDDSGQPENYEVTDVPADMVDDVDAYHEQLIETAVEQDDDLMMAYMEGEQPSIEDVKRCIREGTRKLDFFPTFCGSAFKNKGIQLVLDAVVDYLPSPTEVDPQDLTDEEGNPTGKVATVSVDEPFRALAFKIMDDRFGALTFIRVYSGKLKKGDTILNSATGKTERIGRMVEMHANERNEIDSVQAGDIFACIGMKNVQTGHTLCSVDNPCTLEAMVFPEPVISIAVAPKDKGGSEKMGIAIGKMIAEDPSFRVETDEDSGETILKGMGELHLDIKIDILKRTYGVELVVGQPQVAYRETITQAVEDSYTHKKQSGGSGQYGKIDYRIRPGEVGSGFTFKSTVVGGNVPKEFFPAIEKGFENMMAEGPLARFPVLDVEVELYDGSYHAVDSSAIAFELAARGAYRQSMSKAGPQLIEPIMKVDVFTPEDHVGDVIGDLNRRRGMIKDQMPSSTGVRVKADVPLSEMFGYIGHLRTMTSGRGQFSMEFSHYLPCPAAVSAKVIEEAKARREAKNK, from the coding sequence ATGGCAGCAGATCTATCTTTATACAGAAATATTGGTATTTTCGCGCACGTGGACGCGGGTAAAACCACCACGACCGAACGTATCCTTAAGTTGACCGGTAAAATCCACCGTACCGGTGAGGTACACGATGGTGCAGCGACTACCGATTTCATGGAGCAGGAACAAGAGCGTGGTATTACCATTCAGTCAGCAGCGACAACCTGCTTCTGGAATGATCACCGCTTAAACATCATCGACACTCCCGGGCACGTTGACTTCACCGTAGAAGTGTACCGTTCGTTAAAAGTGTTGGACGGTGGTGTCGGTGTGTTCTGTGGTTCTGGTGGTGTTGAGCCTCAGTCAGAGACCAACTGGCGCTACGCCAACGAGTCAGAAGTCGCTCGTTTGATTTTCGTAAACAAATTAGACCGTTTGGGTGCCGATTTCTACCGCGTAGTGGATCAGGTGCGTGACGTATTGGCGGCTAACCCGTTGGTAATGACCTTGCCGATCGGTCGTGAAGACGATTTCGTAGGTGTGGTGGATGTATTAACCAAGAAAGCCTATATCTGGGATGACTCTGGTCAGCCAGAAAACTACGAAGTGACTGATGTGCCAGCCGACATGGTCGATGACGTCGATGCTTACCACGAGCAGCTGATTGAAACTGCCGTTGAGCAAGACGACGACTTAATGATGGCTTACATGGAAGGCGAGCAGCCTTCGATTGAAGACGTTAAACGTTGTATCCGTGAAGGCACTCGCAAACTCGACTTCTTCCCAACCTTCTGTGGTTCAGCCTTTAAAAATAAAGGCATTCAGTTGGTATTGGATGCGGTTGTTGACTATCTGCCCAGCCCAACCGAAGTTGATCCTCAGGATCTCACCGACGAAGAAGGTAACCCAACAGGTAAAGTGGCTACCGTTTCTGTGGACGAGCCGTTCCGCGCTTTGGCGTTCAAAATCATGGACGACCGTTTTGGCGCTTTGACCTTTATTCGCGTTTACTCGGGTAAGTTGAAAAAGGGCGATACCATTCTGAACTCCGCTACGGGTAAAACTGAGCGAATTGGTCGAATGGTAGAAATGCACGCGAACGAACGTAACGAGATCGACAGCGTCCAGGCGGGTGATATTTTTGCCTGTATCGGTATGAAGAACGTTCAAACGGGTCACACACTGTGCTCTGTCGATAACCCCTGTACGCTGGAAGCGATGGTGTTCCCAGAGCCTGTGATTTCGATCGCTGTTGCGCCGAAAGACAAAGGTGGTTCAGAGAAAATGGGTATCGCGATCGGTAAAATGATTGCTGAGGATCCATCGTTCCGCGTTGAGACTGACGAAGACTCAGGTGAGACCATCCTCAAAGGTATGGGTGAGTTACACTTGGATATTAAGATCGACATTCTCAAGCGTACCTATGGTGTGGAATTAGTCGTGGGTCAGCCTCAGGTTGCCTATCGCGAGACCATCACCCAGGCAGTGGAAGACAGCTACACCCACAAGAAGCAGTCGGGTGGCTCTGGTCAGTACGGTAAAATTGACTACCGCATCCGTCCCGGCGAAGTCGGCAGTGGCTTCACCTTTAAGTCGACGGTTGTGGGCGGTAACGTTCCCAAAGAGTTCTTCCCAGCGATTGAGAAGGGCTTCGAGAATATGATGGCTGAAGGGCCGTTGGCTCGCTTCCCTGTACTCGACGTAGAAGTCGAGCTATACGATGGTTCTTACCATGCGGTTGACTCATCGGCGATTGCGTTTGAATTGGCAGCTCGTGGCGCCTATCGTCAGTCGATGTCAAAAGCCGGTCCTCAGTTGATCGAGCCCATCATGAAAGTGGATGTGTTCACGCCTGAAGATCACGTGGGTGATGTTATTGGTGACTTGAACCGTCGTCGTGGCATGATCAAAGACCAAATGCCATCGTCTACCGGTGTTCGTGTAAAAGCCGATGTACCTCTGTCTGAGATGTTTGGTTATATCGGTCACTTGCGCACCATGACCTCGGGTCGCGGCCAGTTTTCGATGGAGTTTTCGCACTACCTACCATGCCCAGCAGCGGTGTCGGCCAAGGTAATCGAAGAAGCCAAAGCGCGTCGTGAAGCGAAAAATAAGTAG
- a CDS encoding phytoene/squalene synthase family protein has product MVTQPLTSDQVTAPESTMETLASHGKTFYWASFFLTRRQAKAAAELYACCRALDDLADSATQSKLTKKQTLKALKLALEHADQPTHYPLGEALRRLTSQHQIPATALASLLDGLITDTESVAITSKSELDRYCFRVAGTVGLMMCPILGVSDERALPFAIDLGIAMQLTNICRDVLEDAELGRRYLPVDLTPVELRFASETIKIRVQHALADQLQRAEVFYQSGLCGLAYLPRRSRVAIFIAAHLYRAIGRKLQDRRLAWWEGRTVIAPMEKLMLTLKLLPTLLYVLLQPKPTRHKSHLHANLEGLPHVDHPQG; this is encoded by the coding sequence ATGGTGACGCAGCCTCTCACGTCCGACCAAGTCACTGCGCCCGAAAGCACCATGGAGACATTGGCCTCGCACGGCAAAACCTTTTATTGGGCCTCTTTTTTCCTAACCAGGCGACAGGCCAAAGCGGCCGCTGAGCTCTATGCGTGCTGCCGGGCACTTGATGACTTGGCCGACTCAGCCACGCAATCCAAACTCACCAAAAAACAAACCTTAAAAGCACTGAAGTTAGCCCTAGAGCACGCCGACCAACCAACCCACTACCCGCTCGGGGAGGCTCTGCGCCGCTTGACCTCTCAGCACCAAATTCCGGCTACCGCGCTCGCGAGTTTGTTGGATGGCCTCATTACCGATACCGAGTCGGTCGCGATTACGAGTAAAAGCGAGCTCGATCGCTACTGTTTCCGCGTCGCAGGCACTGTTGGCCTAATGATGTGCCCCATACTGGGCGTGAGTGACGAGCGCGCCTTACCGTTTGCTATTGACCTAGGGATAGCGATGCAGCTTACCAACATTTGCCGCGATGTATTAGAAGACGCCGAGCTCGGGCGACGCTACTTGCCGGTTGACCTCACCCCCGTAGAACTTCGTTTTGCCTCAGAGACCATTAAAATACGGGTACAACATGCCCTTGCCGATCAGCTTCAGCGGGCAGAAGTCTTCTATCAATCGGGGCTTTGCGGCCTGGCCTATCTTCCCAGAAGGAGCCGAGTAGCGATATTTATCGCTGCTCACTTGTATCGAGCAATCGGCCGAAAACTTCAGGATCGACGCTTGGCTTGGTGGGAGGGCCGCACCGTCATAGCCCCCATGGAGAAGCTGATGTTAACGCTGAAGCTCCTCCCCACATTGCTGTATGTGCTGCTGCAGCCCAAGCCCACGCGTCATAAGTCGCACTTGCACGCCAACCTTGAAGGCCTGCCCCATGTCGACCACCCTCAAGGCTGA
- a CDS encoding CidA/LrgA family protein gives MKHIATLLLATVGLMTLWLAKTLGNHLVVQFAIPIPGAVIGMLVVFMFLIFLGNIPKPLSDAATPLLQHMNLLFIPAAVGLMSLGSLLSQHGLGIITAMLVSTLAGFWVCIQVYTKLGRKHASHDT, from the coding sequence ATGAAGCATATTGCGACGTTGTTGCTTGCGACTGTGGGCTTGATGACACTGTGGCTTGCCAAGACCCTCGGCAACCATCTGGTTGTTCAATTCGCAATTCCAATTCCCGGGGCCGTAATCGGCATGTTGGTTGTCTTCATGTTCTTGATATTCTTGGGCAACATACCTAAGCCCCTGAGCGACGCTGCGACCCCCTTACTTCAGCATATGAATTTGCTCTTCATTCCCGCTGCCGTGGGTTTAATGAGCCTAGGCTCGCTTTTGTCTCAGCACGGGCTCGGCATTATTACCGCCATGCTCGTCTCTACACTTGCGGGATTTTGGGTTTGTATACAGGTGTACACCAAGCTCGGCCGCAAACACGCTAGCCATGACACATAA
- a CDS encoding lycopene cyclase family protein has product MSTTLKADVAIIGAGIAGLSLATRLKQENPSAHVTLVGPEDLRPQRISTWIESNNTVPAFVKSCIDKQWSTWRFRDKFGNVYTQHANTTYYAAIDGKRLKEQLEEHAKLLGIQRIKERCDSVERTSMGYQFICKDQGAVSTQLVDTRPPAIPSTTIKQQFVGRIIRCDNPHEHTMPQLMDFTARPIANDGLTFVYTLPLSDHDLLIEATTFSPTLYAQADYEACIGQWIENHLAPNNAWQHIETESGILPMGPVAPADGTLARCGIAGGSSRASTGYAWHGTQRQITQLAKAFALGADLTTEQVYSYRARFMDTLFLRVLQHQPEAIYQLFMVMAKRLPGDTLAHFLCDEDGWRPCLRTIITAPKWPFIRALWQA; this is encoded by the coding sequence ATGTCGACCACCCTCAAGGCTGATGTTGCAATTATAGGAGCGGGTATCGCTGGTTTAAGTCTTGCTACGCGACTTAAGCAAGAAAACCCGAGCGCACACGTAACCTTGGTGGGGCCTGAGGACCTGCGCCCTCAACGTATCAGCACGTGGATCGAGTCCAACAATACTGTCCCAGCGTTCGTTAAGTCTTGCATTGACAAACAGTGGAGTACATGGAGGTTTCGCGACAAATTCGGCAATGTCTACACCCAACACGCCAACACCACATACTACGCGGCAATCGATGGGAAACGTCTAAAAGAACAGCTCGAGGAGCATGCCAAGTTACTCGGCATACAGCGCATCAAAGAAAGGTGCGATAGCGTAGAGCGCACATCGATGGGCTACCAATTTATCTGCAAAGATCAGGGAGCAGTGTCGACTCAGCTGGTCGATACACGGCCGCCAGCGATCCCGAGCACGACCATAAAGCAACAGTTCGTAGGGCGTATCATTCGTTGCGATAACCCTCATGAACACACTATGCCTCAGCTCATGGACTTTACCGCACGCCCCATTGCCAACGACGGGTTAACCTTTGTGTATACCTTACCCCTCTCAGACCATGACCTGCTCATTGAAGCAACGACGTTCAGCCCAACACTCTATGCACAAGCCGACTACGAGGCGTGTATCGGACAATGGATCGAGAACCATCTAGCGCCGAACAACGCTTGGCAACACATCGAGACTGAATCGGGCATTTTACCCATGGGACCGGTAGCGCCCGCCGACGGGACACTCGCGCGATGCGGTATCGCCGGCGGTTCATCACGCGCCTCTACCGGGTATGCCTGGCATGGCACCCAACGCCAAATAACTCAACTCGCCAAGGCGTTTGCGCTTGGGGCTGACTTGACGACCGAGCAAGTCTACTCATATAGAGCGCGATTCATGGACACCCTGTTTTTGCGTGTGCTACAACATCAGCCCGAGGCCATTTACCAACTGTTTATGGTTATGGCAAAGCGGCTGCCGGGTGACACCTTGGCGCACTTCTTGTGTGACGAAGATGGGTGGAGGCCCTGTTTACGCACCATCATAACCGCGCCAAAATGGCCTTTTATACGCGCCTTATGGCAAGCTTAG
- the crtI gene encoding phytoene desaturase family protein, which translates to MTTDQTRTLVVGGGFGGIASALRCRALGHQVTLVDRLSELGGRAQVFEREGFRHDAGPTVITAPFMFEELFQLFNKDLADYADIVPLDTWYEFYFNDGKSFTYKGDIEHTFAEIAKFEPKDVAGYQSLLALSQKIFAVGFEQLSAQPFTTFTTMLKQVPALIRLQSYRTVFGLVSRFIRNEHLRKVFSVHPLLVGGNPYTTTSIYTLIHYLERQWGIHFCMGGTGALVSALKTLMQEEGIVVQTECDIEQILIENHRATGVVTSQGQTIRADNVVFNGDAPHAYRALLPQSLKRQPIRRPEALTQYSMGLFVLYFGTRTTYSDIAHHTIWLGPRHKELLEDIFDNHIVPDDFSLYLHRPTATDPTFAPEGCESFYVLCPVSNLKSGTDWEVEGPRLRDRIVTALNETILPGLADTICAEFWMTPEDFKTQYRSEHGAGFSIAPTLTQSAYFRYHNRDPDVSNLYFTGAGTHPGAGLPGVLSSAKVVEHLMRGEGA; encoded by the coding sequence GTGACAACTGATCAAACTCGTACTTTGGTTGTTGGCGGCGGATTCGGAGGTATTGCCAGCGCCCTGCGGTGCCGCGCACTCGGACATCAGGTTACGCTGGTTGACCGACTGAGCGAACTCGGAGGAAGAGCACAAGTCTTCGAACGCGAGGGATTCCGTCACGATGCCGGCCCAACTGTCATCACTGCGCCATTTATGTTTGAAGAGCTTTTCCAGCTGTTCAACAAAGATCTCGCCGATTATGCCGACATTGTGCCCTTGGACACGTGGTACGAATTTTATTTTAACGATGGTAAATCGTTCACCTATAAAGGCGATATCGAGCACACATTTGCGGAAATCGCCAAATTCGAACCCAAAGATGTTGCTGGCTATCAATCACTTCTCGCCCTGTCCCAAAAGATTTTTGCAGTCGGATTTGAACAGCTCTCGGCACAGCCCTTCACCACGTTTACGACCATGCTCAAACAGGTGCCCGCGCTTATCCGCCTGCAAAGCTACCGAACCGTTTTCGGTTTGGTGAGCCGATTCATTCGTAACGAGCACTTGCGCAAAGTATTTTCGGTCCATCCACTGCTGGTCGGCGGCAATCCGTATACGACGACTTCGATCTATACACTAATACATTACTTAGAGCGTCAATGGGGCATTCATTTTTGCATGGGTGGAACAGGCGCGCTGGTTTCAGCACTAAAAACCCTAATGCAAGAAGAGGGCATAGTGGTCCAGACTGAGTGCGATATAGAGCAAATTCTTATCGAGAATCACCGTGCAACAGGTGTAGTGACCAGTCAGGGTCAAACAATACGCGCCGATAACGTCGTTTTTAACGGAGATGCCCCCCACGCTTATCGAGCTTTGTTGCCCCAATCGCTTAAACGCCAGCCCATTCGACGCCCAGAAGCACTCACACAGTATTCGATGGGACTGTTTGTACTCTACTTTGGCACGCGCACCACTTACAGCGACATTGCGCACCACACGATATGGCTGGGGCCTAGACACAAAGAATTACTCGAGGATATTTTTGACAACCATATCGTCCCAGATGACTTCTCGCTGTACCTACACCGTCCGACGGCGACGGATCCCACCTTCGCTCCAGAGGGCTGCGAGAGTTTTTACGTCCTGTGCCCTGTCTCTAATTTAAAATCTGGCACCGACTGGGAAGTAGAAGGCCCGCGACTGAGAGATCGGATTGTGACCGCATTGAATGAAACCATCCTTCCGGGGCTTGCAGACACTATCTGCGCCGAATTTTGGATGACGCCTGAGGATTTCAAAACGCAGTACCGGTCTGAGCATGGCGCGGGGTTTTCGATCGCACCGACGCTCACCCAGTCTGCATATTTTCGTTATCACAACCGCGACCCCGATGTGAGCAACTTATACTTCACAGGCGCAGGCACACATCCCGGCGCCGGATTGCCGGGGGTGCTGTCCTCCGCCAAAGTGGTAGAGCACCTCATGCGAGGCGAAGGAGCATGA
- a CDS encoding Brp/Blh family beta-carotene 15,15'-dioxygenase, with product MDHSLFTVVTPILLMALFGVPHGALDAALIKMTIAPNRQVFTFVIYSAIALICIMVWYALPTVAMVLFLALSCWHFGKSDVVDQKLSHPQLHIIARGGIWTLFLPLIHWPSTEPIFAQLRTDTELIKIGLTVILPLWALGFCALIYVALAARKVKSLAAPVLALALVPLLPPLWSLGLYFCFWHARRHTQQTVAQLSNRANARRLARGITALTLGIALMVFTIMPAEISLDTAMVRIFFVGIFALTVPHMILIDYYLPRTYSFGTHL from the coding sequence ATGGATCACAGCCTGTTCACTGTCGTCACACCCATACTTTTAATGGCACTATTCGGTGTACCACATGGCGCCTTGGATGCTGCGCTGATAAAAATGACCATCGCCCCAAATCGGCAGGTGTTTACTTTTGTCATCTATAGCGCGATTGCGCTTATTTGCATCATGGTTTGGTACGCTTTACCGACCGTCGCCATGGTATTGTTCTTAGCACTGAGCTGCTGGCACTTCGGAAAGTCTGACGTCGTCGACCAGAAATTATCGCATCCGCAACTGCACATTATCGCTCGAGGTGGCATTTGGACACTGTTTTTGCCGCTGATACACTGGCCCTCGACAGAGCCAATTTTTGCGCAACTGAGGACGGACACAGAGCTAATAAAAATCGGCCTCACAGTGATCTTGCCCTTGTGGGCCCTGGGGTTTTGCGCCCTAATTTACGTCGCACTGGCAGCGCGAAAAGTGAAATCCCTAGCTGCGCCGGTGCTTGCACTCGCTTTAGTCCCGCTGCTCCCACCACTGTGGTCACTGGGCTTGTATTTCTGCTTTTGGCATGCCCGCAGGCATACCCAACAAACAGTCGCTCAACTCTCAAACAGAGCAAACGCTAGACGATTGGCACGCGGCATTACCGCCCTCACCTTGGGCATTGCCTTGATGGTATTTACGATAATGCCCGCAGAGATCAGTTTAGACACGGCAATGGTTCGTATATTCTTTGTTGGAATTTTTGCACTCACAGTGCCCCACATGATACTTATCGACTATTATTTACCCCGAACGTATTCATTCGGCACTCACCTATGA